CTCCCGGCTGGTGCGCTGGACGGCGCTGGTCGGAGTGCCCGCCACAGTGCTGCCGCTGTGCGTGGCGACCGGGCCCGGCCGGGCCATGGTGAAGCTGCTGCTGATCGGCGCGCTGCTGATCGCGGGCAGCGTGGTGACCAGCGGCCGCGGCGGTAAGGGGGGCGTCACGGCATGACCGATGTGCTGATCGCCGTGGCGCTGCTGCTGGCCGCGGGCGCCGCCACCGCCGCCGTGCTCAACCGTGACCCGGTGCGGCAGGCGCTGGTGCTGTCCTTCCTCGGCCTGACGCTGGCCCTGCTGTTCACCTTCCTCCAGGCGCCGGACGTCGCGCTCTCGCAGCTCGCCGTCGGCTCGGCGGTGACGCCCCTGATGATCCTGCTGACCGTGCGCAAGGTGCGGCGCCGCCCGGGGAGCGGTGACGGCGTGGACGAGACGGCGGGCCGGGAGCGATGAGCTCCCGGGTCCGGCTGTGGGTCTTCCTGGTGGGCGCCGCCGGGTTCGCCGCGCTGTTCGCCGCGGCCTGTTTCGACCTGCCGGCGTTCGGCACCGTCCCGCACCCGTACGGCGCGCGAGCCGTGCACGCCGCACTGAGCCATCACACGGCCAATGTCATCGCGTCCGTCAACTTCGATCTGCGCGCCTTCGACACGCTCGGCGAGGAGACCATCCTCTTCTCGGCCGTCATCGGCACCGTGGTGCTGCTCCGCCAGGCCCGGGACGAGCACCGCAAGGATCCCGAGCCCGCCACGGTCCATCCCCCGGTGCGCCGGTTCGCGCTGCTGACGCTGCCGTTCGCGCTGCTGTTGGGCCTCTACGTGATCGCGCACGGCCAGATCAGCCCGGGCGGCGGCTTCCAGGGCGGGGTGGTCACGGCCACCGCCCTGCATCTGCTCTACATCGCCGCCGACTACCGGGCCCTGGAGCGGGTCCGCCCGCTGACCCTCTACGAGATCGGGGAGGCCGCGGGCGAGGCGGCGTACGTGATCAACGGGCTCGCGGCCGTCCTCGCGGGGTCGGCGTTCCTCGCCAACGTCCTGCC
This genomic interval from Streptomyces asiaticus contains the following:
- a CDS encoding Na(+)/H(+) antiporter subunit B encodes the protein MTDVLIAVALLLAAGAATAAVLNRDPVRQALVLSFLGLTLALLFTFLQAPDVALSQLAVGSAVTPLMILLTVRKVRRRPGSGDGVDETAGRER
- a CDS encoding MnhB domain-containing protein — translated: MSSRVRLWVFLVGAAGFAALFAAACFDLPAFGTVPHPYGARAVHAALSHHTANVIASVNFDLRAFDTLGEETILFSAVIGTVVLLRQARDEHRKDPEPATVHPPVRRFALLTLPFALLLGLYVIAHGQISPGGGFQGGVVTATALHLLYIAADYRALERVRPLTLYEIGEAAGEAAYVINGLAAVLAGSAFLANVLPFGTIATLSSGGTAMVLNAAVGLEVTSGIVVLLARFLDQAVEIEEPGEDDGSPRDTGDSGGNGDDEREPA